One region of Cyanobium sp. M30B3 genomic DNA includes:
- a CDS encoding ceramidase domain-containing protein, producing MAVLDLYCERLGPGLLAEPLNAITNGAFLVAAWRLANLARGDRGVLALAALALAIGVGSGLFHTFATGWALAADVLPILLFQLLFLLLYLRRQVGLGAAPAAGLCLAFLLACLAGRGFPGMLNGSLAYAPTLAVLALLAWHQLRQQHSELLLAATGLFSLSLLLRSVDNALCPLFPIGTHLFWHLLNAAVLVLSGRALLASQQNEVFIPAGRR from the coding sequence ATGGCCGTGCTCGACCTCTACTGCGAACGGCTCGGCCCCGGCCTGCTGGCCGAACCGCTGAACGCCATCACCAACGGGGCCTTCCTGGTGGCGGCCTGGCGGCTGGCAAACCTGGCCCGCGGCGATCGCGGCGTGCTGGCCCTGGCGGCCCTGGCCCTGGCCATCGGGGTGGGCAGCGGCCTGTTCCACACCTTCGCCACCGGCTGGGCGCTGGCGGCCGATGTGCTGCCGATCCTGCTGTTCCAGCTGCTGTTCCTGCTGCTCTACCTGCGCCGGCAGGTGGGCCTGGGCGCCGCACCGGCGGCGGGCCTCTGCCTGGCCTTCCTGCTGGCCTGCCTGGCGGGGCGGGGCTTTCCCGGCATGCTGAACGGATCGCTGGCCTACGCCCCCACCCTGGCGGTGCTGGCCCTGCTGGCCTGGCATCAGCTGCGCCAGCAGCACTCAGAGCTGCTGCTGGCGGCCACCGGCCTGTTCAGCCTGTCGCTGCTGCTGCGCAGTGTGGACAATGCCCTCTGCCCGCTCTTTCCGATCGGCACCCACCTGTTCTGGCACCTGCTCAACGCCGCGGTGCTGGTGCTGAGCGGCCGGGCCCTGCTGGCCAGCCAGCAGAATGAAGTCTTCATTCCCGCGGGCCGGCGATGA
- a CDS encoding esterase-like activity of phytase family protein, with product MALAFNLLAPAITAQDGVIDVSALGANAEISAYNPITGYLYTVGGGSGAIVVSDLSDPANPKAVAVATPLDNSETLQSAAVFGKLLAVAVEETDSSGPGFVQFYDLSNPALPVHLSTVSVGPLPDMVKFNGDGSKLLVTNEGEPNALYTIDPEGSISVINTSGYLAATPVAPVQADVQTIGFGAWENRRAELINRGIRIGQRLGVTTTVAQDIEPEAIAISADGSTAWISLQENNAFAVLDLSGAEPVVKEIFSAGIKDWSRGVASAQNFNFELEYAAGAANQPADVQAGGLSGLTFAGTETVNGTELDIYYSITDRGPNGDLIDGKREFLDPDFQPSIYKLGMNRATGAISELGRIGLNRPDGTPLTGLPQLAGKDDVPIDGDSNLLAYDPFGIDSETVSLFTLTIGGSERPVFAVGDEYRGQIAIFDAASGNLIQRYIPAGQKAQLAAQHNVDGATPIGAETIDSLPAVYGNRWSNRGIEGMAFNPTDGLLYAFMQSPLDVDANGDGVTEGRSLSELTRILAIDPATGAPVKEHLYLLSGRAGQDKIGDVAFDPDRGVFLVIERDSSRSLTGFKHVFEVDLRGATNTLPLTTAANQATDGWLAAIGLASPELLDNRRILIDHDGDPATPDIFSTSSADALAAAGIRLAHKIELFNLPSIGGSLAYDKPEGLTIRDDGALVINYDNDFGTEGASGNTFTVVSFDGAGFDSSDRDVDGSSGGGNRYLPVSGLPLYGLTMPDGIATYTDAQGRQFLLAAGEGDSRAYPGEDLTVNGVLFEEESVLYDLTRANSGDLVNGVPFRDHPGVAALNAAFAAATGVSRTRLNLLNETGDIDGDGLIDKPFSIGSRSLRIYDAKGNVVFDSSDQLEELANSLGLMAGNRDDDKGTEPEMVEIATVAGRTYAFVALERTTTSVAAVFDITDPYNVAAVDPVVFPGSNRIEGITFLRSAAGEPAGLIASSEGNDVVSITSAAPLAQGSAFKLQLFHLADQEGNISALDDAPRLSGVLNALRAQDIDLDGIPGFANTLTLSSGDAWIPGLFYGASAPAYGYRDQNGNLLGFGRGDVLIQNALGVQAIAFGNHEFDQGPEVIKDLIGGSEDFPGTAFPYLSSNLDFSTDVNLAGLVVPGGQAPEANSITSSVVFDVNGEQVGVVGATTPWLKTISSPGDVGIAPAPFSGTPTPAELDALAAEIQSDVDALIAANPGLNKVILLAHMQQLSIEQALAERLRHVDIIVAGGSNSRLFDADDSARPGDSTQGVYPIITSDADGKPVAVVNTDGTYKYLGRLVLDFDAAGTIIPESYDPTISGAYRTDAAGLEALNAEDFIDARVQEVADTLREVIVAQESEWFGVSDVFLNGNRNPGVRSEETNLGNLTADANLAYARQVDPTVMVSLKNGGGIRNSIGQSLIPTGSVDGVPELLPTAAVFDAQGNVVKPEGGISRNDIANALSFNNGLSLVSVTPAELKALIEFGVAAGAGGGRFPQVGGMAFSYDLSRPAGERVLNLTIEDQAGNDLDVVVRDGAVVGDPARSIRMVTLNFLAGGGDGYPFTSLTNPNRLDLTASDSAPRTGVATFAADGSEQDALAEFLAANHSPENPYAEADTAQALDTRLQNLAVRSDAVIDPVRVGTSGDDTTLPGASTIPGFDGRLDTVFTGAGNDEIDIALTGGGDNTIFTGSGANTVYAGTRDVITGGADSDQIWAIAGDGNRLSGMGGNDDFVIGSSGNRALGGDGNDVFTILDGAGTNYLNGGAGSDQFWLVSGPGDLPAAKQFVMDFKAGEDLVGLRGASFSDLSFSQVGADTLLNVSGTSIGHFTGVSAAALNNQANFVFA from the coding sequence GTGGCCCTGGCTTTTAATCTGCTTGCCCCTGCCATCACTGCCCAGGATGGCGTGATCGACGTCTCGGCTCTCGGGGCCAACGCCGAGATCTCCGCTTACAACCCGATCACGGGCTACTTGTACACCGTTGGCGGCGGTTCCGGCGCCATTGTGGTCAGCGATCTGAGCGATCCAGCCAACCCCAAGGCTGTTGCGGTAGCCACCCCGCTCGACAACAGCGAAACCCTACAGAGCGCAGCAGTTTTCGGAAAACTGCTGGCGGTCGCCGTCGAGGAAACGGATTCAAGTGGTCCTGGGTTTGTTCAATTTTATGACCTGAGCAACCCGGCCCTGCCCGTTCACCTCAGCACCGTGAGCGTCGGTCCCCTACCCGACATGGTGAAGTTCAACGGCGACGGCAGCAAGCTGCTCGTCACCAATGAGGGCGAGCCGAATGCGCTGTACACCATCGATCCCGAAGGCTCGATCTCGGTGATCAACACCAGCGGCTACCTGGCCGCCACACCGGTGGCGCCTGTTCAGGCCGACGTGCAGACCATCGGCTTCGGCGCCTGGGAAAACCGCCGCGCCGAACTGATCAACCGCGGCATCCGCATCGGCCAGCGCCTGGGTGTGACCACCACGGTGGCCCAGGACATCGAGCCCGAGGCGATCGCCATCAGTGCCGATGGCAGCACGGCCTGGATCTCCCTGCAGGAGAACAATGCCTTCGCGGTGCTCGATCTCAGCGGCGCCGAGCCCGTGGTGAAGGAGATCTTCTCGGCCGGCATCAAGGACTGGAGCCGCGGCGTCGCCAGCGCCCAAAACTTCAATTTCGAGCTGGAGTATGCGGCCGGTGCCGCCAATCAACCGGCAGATGTACAGGCTGGTGGCCTCTCGGGCCTCACCTTCGCCGGCACGGAAACCGTCAACGGCACCGAGCTCGACATCTATTACTCGATCACCGACCGGGGCCCCAACGGCGATCTGATCGACGGCAAGCGCGAGTTTCTCGATCCCGACTTCCAACCCAGCATCTACAAGCTGGGGATGAACCGCGCCACCGGAGCCATCAGCGAGCTCGGCCGCATTGGCCTCAACCGCCCCGACGGCACCCCCCTCACCGGCCTGCCGCAACTGGCGGGTAAAGATGACGTGCCGATCGATGGCGACAGCAATCTGCTGGCCTACGACCCCTTTGGCATCGATTCAGAGACGGTGTCGCTGTTCACGCTCACCATCGGTGGCAGCGAACGCCCGGTGTTCGCCGTGGGCGATGAATACCGCGGCCAGATCGCCATCTTCGATGCCGCCAGCGGCAACCTGATCCAGCGCTACATCCCCGCCGGCCAGAAAGCCCAGCTTGCGGCCCAGCACAACGTGGATGGCGCCACCCCGATCGGCGCCGAAACGATCGACAGCCTGCCCGCCGTCTACGGCAACCGCTGGAGCAATCGCGGCATCGAGGGCATGGCCTTCAACCCCACCGATGGGTTGCTCTATGCCTTCATGCAAAGCCCGCTGGATGTGGATGCCAACGGCGACGGCGTCACCGAAGGCCGCAGCCTCTCCGAGCTCACCCGCATCCTGGCCATCGATCCTGCCACCGGTGCCCCGGTGAAGGAACACCTCTACCTGCTGAGCGGCCGCGCCGGCCAGGACAAGATCGGCGATGTGGCCTTTGACCCGGACCGCGGCGTGTTCCTGGTGATCGAGCGCGACAGCAGCCGCAGCCTCACCGGCTTCAAGCACGTGTTCGAGGTGGACCTGCGCGGCGCCACCAACACCCTGCCGCTCACCACCGCCGCCAACCAGGCCACCGATGGCTGGCTGGCCGCCATCGGCCTGGCCAGCCCTGAGCTGCTCGACAACCGCCGCATCCTGATCGACCACGACGGCGATCCGGCCACTCCTGACATCTTCAGCACCTCCAGCGCCGATGCCCTGGCGGCCGCCGGCATCCGCCTGGCCCACAAAATCGAGCTGTTCAACCTGCCCTCAATCGGCGGCAGCCTGGCCTACGACAAACCCGAAGGTCTCACCATCCGCGACGACGGCGCGCTGGTGATCAACTACGACAACGACTTCGGCACCGAAGGCGCCAGTGGCAACACCTTCACCGTGGTGAGCTTCGACGGCGCCGGTTTCGACAGCTCCGACCGGGATGTGGACGGCAGCAGCGGCGGCGGCAACCGCTATCTGCCCGTGAGCGGCTTGCCGCTGTACGGCCTCACCATGCCGGACGGCATCGCCACCTACACCGATGCCCAGGGCCGCCAGTTCCTGCTGGCGGCGGGTGAAGGGGATTCACGCGCTTACCCGGGCGAGGATCTCACTGTGAACGGGGTGTTGTTCGAGGAAGAATCAGTCCTCTACGACCTCACCCGGGCCAACAGTGGTGACCTGGTGAATGGCGTCCCCTTCCGGGATCACCCCGGTGTGGCCGCGCTGAATGCCGCCTTCGCGGCCGCCACGGGGGTCAGCCGCACCCGCCTCAACCTGCTCAACGAAACCGGCGACATCGACGGCGATGGCCTGATCGACAAGCCCTTCAGCATCGGCTCCCGCTCGCTGCGCATCTACGACGCCAAGGGCAACGTGGTGTTCGATTCCAGCGATCAGCTTGAAGAGCTGGCCAACAGCCTGGGCCTGATGGCCGGCAACCGCGACGACGACAAGGGCACCGAGCCCGAAATGGTGGAGATCGCCACCGTGGCCGGCCGCACCTATGCCTTCGTGGCCCTGGAGCGCACCACCACCAGCGTGGCGGCGGTGTTCGACATCACCGACCCCTACAACGTGGCCGCCGTCGATCCGGTGGTGTTCCCTGGCTCGAACCGCATCGAGGGCATCACCTTCCTGCGCAGCGCCGCCGGCGAGCCCGCCGGCCTGATCGCCAGCAGCGAGGGCAACGACGTGGTGAGCATCACCAGCGCCGCCCCCCTGGCGCAAGGCAGCGCCTTCAAGCTCCAGCTCTTCCACCTGGCCGACCAGGAAGGCAACATCAGCGCCCTCGATGACGCCCCCCGGCTCTCCGGTGTGCTCAATGCCCTGCGCGCCCAGGACATCGACCTCGACGGCATCCCCGGATTCGCTAACACCCTCACCCTCTCCAGCGGCGACGCCTGGATCCCCGGCCTGTTCTATGGCGCCTCGGCTCCGGCTTACGGCTACAGAGATCAGAATGGGAATCTCCTGGGATTTGGCCGCGGCGATGTGCTGATCCAGAACGCCCTTGGGGTGCAGGCGATCGCCTTCGGCAACCACGAATTCGACCAGGGCCCTGAGGTGATCAAGGATCTGATCGGCGGCTCGGAAGATTTCCCCGGCACCGCCTTTCCCTATCTCAGCAGCAACCTGGACTTCTCCACCGACGTCAACCTGGCCGGCCTGGTGGTGCCGGGCGGCCAGGCTCCCGAGGCCAACAGCATCACCAGCAGCGTGGTGTTCGACGTCAACGGCGAGCAGGTGGGTGTGGTCGGCGCCACCACCCCCTGGCTCAAGACCATCTCCAGCCCGGGCGACGTGGGCATCGCCCCGGCACCGTTCAGCGGCACCCCCACACCGGCTGAGCTCGACGCCCTCGCCGCTGAGATCCAGAGCGATGTGGATGCCCTGATCGCTGCCAATCCGGGGCTCAACAAGGTGATCCTGCTGGCCCACATGCAGCAGCTGAGCATCGAGCAGGCCCTGGCCGAGCGCCTGCGCCATGTGGACATCATCGTGGCCGGCGGCTCCAACAGCCGCCTGTTCGACGCTGACGACTCCGCCCGCCCCGGTGACAGCACCCAGGGCGTGTACCCGATCATCACGAGCGACGCCGACGGCAAGCCGGTGGCGGTGGTGAACACAGACGGCACCTACAAGTATCTGGGCCGGCTGGTGCTCGATTTCGATGCTGCCGGCACAATCATCCCCGAGAGCTACGACCCCACCATCAGCGGCGCCTACCGCACCGATGCCGCTGGCCTGGAGGCCCTCAATGCCGAGGACTTCATCGATGCCCGTGTACAGGAGGTGGCCGACACCCTGCGCGAGGTGATCGTGGCCCAGGAATCGGAATGGTTCGGCGTGAGCGACGTGTTCCTCAACGGCAACCGCAACCCTGGGGTGCGCAGCGAGGAGACCAACCTCGGCAATCTCACCGCCGACGCCAACCTGGCCTACGCCCGCCAGGTCGACCCCACCGTGATGGTGTCACTCAAGAACGGCGGCGGCATCCGCAACTCGATCGGCCAGTCTCTGATTCCCACAGGCTCGGTGGACGGCGTGCCCGAGCTACTGCCCACCGCAGCGGTGTTCGACGCCCAGGGCAATGTGGTGAAGCCGGAGGGCGGCATCTCCCGCAACGACATCGCCAACGCCCTGAGCTTCAACAACGGCCTTTCGCTGGTGAGCGTCACCCCGGCCGAACTGAAGGCCCTGATCGAGTTCGGTGTCGCCGCCGGTGCCGGCGGCGGCCGCTTCCCCCAGGTGGGCGGCATGGCCTTCAGCTACGACCTGAGCCGCCCGGCCGGGGAGCGGGTGCTGAATCTCACCATCGAAGATCAGGCCGGCAACGACCTCGACGTCGTGGTGCGCGATGGGGCCGTGGTGGGCGATCCGGCCCGCTCGATCCGCATGGTGACGCTCAACTTCCTGGCCGGGGGCGGAGACGGCTACCCCTTCACCAGCCTCACCAACCCCAACCGCCTGGATCTCACGGCGAGCGACTCGGCGCCACGCACCGGTGTGGCCACCTTCGCCGCCGACGGTTCCGAACAGGACGCCCTGGCCGAATTCCTGGCCGCCAACCACAGCCCTGAAAACCCCTACGCCGAGGCCGACACGGCCCAGGCTCTCGATACCCGCCTGCAGAACCTGGCGGTGCGCAGCGATGCGGTGATCGATCCGGTGCGGGTCGGCACCAGTGGTGACGACACCACCCTGCCGGGCGCCTCCACCATCCCCGGCTTCGACGGCCGTCTCGACACCGTGTTCACCGGCGCCGGCAACGATGAGATCGACATCGCCCTCACTGGCGGCGGCGACAACACGATCTTCACCGGCTCCGGTGCCAACACCGTCTACGCCGGCACTCGCGATGTGATCACCGGCGGCGCTGACAGCGACCAGATCTGGGCCATCGCCGGCGACGGCAACCGCCTCAGCGGCATGGGCGGCAACGACGACTTCGTGATCGGTAGCTCGGGTAACCGGGCGCTCGGTGGCGATGGCAACGACGTGTTCACCATCCTGGATGGTGCTGGCACCAACTACCTCAATGGTGGTGCCGGCAGCGACCAGTTCTGGCTGGTGAGCGGCCCTGGCGACCTGCCAGCCGCCAAGCAGTTCGTGATGGACTTCAAGGCCGGAGAAGACCTAGTTGGCCTGCGCGGTGCCAGCTTCTCCGACCTCAGCTTCAGCCAGGTGGGCGCCGACACCTTGCTCAACGTGTCCGGTACCAGCATTGGTCATTTCACCGGTGTGAGCGCCGCCGCTCTCAACAATCAGGCCAACTTCGTCTTCGCCTGA
- a CDS encoding MEKHLA domain-containing protein, producing MPAAVEPIVPGWLTPATQQLVGQLLHSHAQAFGRPLLAGLGADATPLQWSQALFAAATVVLAHDGADPGGDPGPRLIYANRAALRLWRRPWDALVGMPSRLTAEPAERAGRAQALASVQRQHAISDYAGVRIDSQGRRFQIRGARVWTLPCGQAAAFSDWHWL from the coding sequence ATGCCGGCAGCGGTTGAGCCGATCGTGCCGGGCTGGTTGACCCCAGCCACCCAGCAGTTGGTGGGCCAGCTGCTGCACAGCCACGCGCAGGCCTTCGGCAGGCCCCTGCTGGCGGGGCTGGGCGCCGACGCCACGCCGCTGCAGTGGAGCCAGGCCCTGTTTGCCGCCGCCACGGTGGTGCTGGCCCACGACGGCGCTGATCCCGGCGGCGATCCGGGCCCCCGGCTGATCTACGCCAACCGGGCCGCCCTGCGGCTCTGGCGCCGCCCCTGGGATGCGCTGGTGGGCATGCCCTCACGGCTCACCGCCGAGCCGGCCGAGCGCGCCGGGCGCGCCCAGGCCCTGGCCAGCGTGCAGCGCCAGCACGCCATCAGCGACTACGCGGGAGTGCGCATCGACAGCCAGGGCCGCCGCTTCCAGATCCGCGGCGCCAGGGTATGGACCCTGCCCTGCGGCCAGGCGGCGGCCTTCAGCGACTGGCACTGGCTCTGA
- a CDS encoding SWIM zinc finger family protein, with the protein MTVSSPAINTQLGDEGLGQQPWWVEQWMELIHGYRFKKRLERAWEYARSGNVTSIRFEGRRVHARVQGSGEEPYKVKLWLDVLNDEDWGYVLDALTQKARWSAQLLAGVMPQDIERAFAASGKRLFPFKLQEVRSECSCPDKANPCKHVSAVFYLMGDRFSEDPFVLFQLRGRTRSQLLGDLAKRRRRALARQARQARARGEESGASGGPQQPVHGAITDPSRWWRYDAALDPDLVVITPALEGDTGLDAAGPLPLAEAPQFPEANQRFLAHVREHGQAMAALAMARAMDNGHEGGQETAAASDAGSG; encoded by the coding sequence ATGACCGTTTCCTCCCCCGCCATCAACACCCAGCTGGGCGACGAGGGCCTGGGCCAGCAACCCTGGTGGGTGGAGCAGTGGATGGAGCTGATCCACGGCTACCGCTTCAAGAAGCGGCTGGAGCGCGCCTGGGAGTATGCCCGCTCCGGCAACGTCACCTCGATCCGCTTCGAGGGGCGGCGGGTGCATGCCCGCGTGCAGGGCAGCGGCGAGGAGCCCTACAAGGTGAAGCTCTGGCTCGACGTGCTCAACGACGAGGACTGGGGCTATGTGCTCGACGCCCTCACCCAGAAGGCCCGCTGGTCGGCCCAGCTGCTGGCGGGCGTCATGCCCCAGGACATCGAGCGGGCCTTCGCCGCCAGCGGCAAGCGCCTGTTCCCGTTCAAGTTGCAGGAGGTGCGCAGCGAGTGCAGCTGCCCCGACAAGGCCAACCCCTGCAAGCACGTGAGCGCGGTGTTCTACCTGATGGGCGACCGCTTCAGCGAAGACCCCTTCGTGCTCTTCCAGCTGCGCGGCCGCACCCGCTCCCAGCTGCTGGGCGACCTGGCCAAGCGACGCCGCCGCGCCCTGGCCAGGCAGGCCCGCCAGGCCCGCGCCCGGGGCGAGGAGTCTGGAGCCAGTGGCGGCCCCCAGCAGCCGGTGCACGGCGCCATCACCGACCCCAGCCGCTGGTGGCGCTACGACGCCGCCCTCGATCCCGACCTGGTGGTGATCACCCCTGCCCTGGAGGGGGACACCGGCCTGGACGCCGCCGGTCCCCTGCCCCTGGCCGAGGCGCCCCAGTTCCCGGAGGCCAACCAGCGCTTCCTCGCCCACGTGCGCGAGCACGGCCAGGCGATGGCCGCCCTGGCCATGGCCCGGGCGATGGACAACGGCCATGAGGGCGGCCAGGAGACCGCCGCAGCGAGCGATGCCGGCAGCGGTTGA
- a CDS encoding DEAD/DEAH box helicase yields the protein MSLLHATWLFPPQGAGGRLFLWADTWKVASPVQPGQEAPAHPFALTPDEVADWLDDNGYWSEALRPARATLTLPSRTQANRGRSSNSSSSNSSKAWSGLPLQAGEPIPRQLEWWPWQVEGWALDPASAAEWLSGLPLAAGHLDMADDLRWWTHLQRWALSLIARGRWLPQIEDGIARWLPLLNREGDRHRLEELAIGIPQVATCAMAAGPEGDPALACRRPGSGRLRVASLLEALLDGQLRAGFRPEGEGLDPLLLAWQKALGKGTGQLHLDEEDLERLIIATHHWREAVAGRVAPARACLELFTPAEGEELWELKFSLQAEADPSLRVPAAVAWSAGDRTLQLGEVAVPQPSELLLEGLGRALTVFEPIERGLDATTPEAMQLTPAEAFVLVRTAAAQLRDVGVGVILPPSLAGGLASRLGLAIQAELPDRSRGFTLGETLNMTWEFMIGGVTLTLRDLERLQTKRSPLVQHKGAWIELRPADLRNAEKFSVVDPDLSLDDALRLTASEGDTFHRLPVHRFTAGVRLQAVLEQYHQQKAPDPLPAPPGFAGQLRPYQERGLGWLAFLHRFDQGACLADDMGLGKTIQLLAFLQHLKAEEELRRPVLLVAPTSVLTNWKREAAAFTPELTVKEHYGPRRPSTDAALKKALKGVDLVLTSYGLLQRDGELLESVDWQGVVIDEAQAIKNPSAKQSMAARDLARPGRGSRSGRFRIALTGTPVENRVSELWALMDFLNPKVLGDEPFFRQRYRLPIERYGDMASMRDLKARVGPFILRRLKTDRSIISDLPEKVELHEWVGLSPEQKTLYNRTVEQSLDAIARAPLGQKHGQVLALLTKLKQVCNHPALALGEDAKAAVGNGVGNGAAAGFASRSAKVQRLEEILEEVIEAGDRALLFTQFAEWGHLLKAHLERTWRQEVPFLYGNTSKAERQAMVDRFQDDPRGPQLFLLSLKAGGVGLNLTRASHVFHIDRWWNPAVENQATDRAYRIGQQNRVLVHKFITSGSVEERIDRMIREKSKLAEEIVGSGEDWLGGLDVGQLKDLVALQEQD from the coding sequence AGGCCAACCGGGGCCGCAGCAGCAACAGCAGCAGCAGCAACAGCAGCAAGGCCTGGAGCGGCCTGCCGCTGCAGGCCGGCGAACCGATCCCCAGGCAGCTGGAATGGTGGCCCTGGCAGGTGGAGGGCTGGGCCCTCGATCCGGCCAGCGCCGCCGAGTGGCTGAGCGGCCTGCCCCTGGCCGCCGGCCACCTGGACATGGCCGACGACCTGCGTTGGTGGACCCACCTGCAGCGCTGGGCCCTGAGCCTGATCGCCCGCGGCCGCTGGCTGCCCCAGATCGAGGACGGCATCGCCCGCTGGCTGCCCCTGCTCAACCGCGAGGGCGACCGGCACCGCCTGGAGGAGCTGGCGATCGGCATTCCCCAGGTGGCCACCTGCGCCATGGCTGCCGGGCCGGAGGGCGATCCAGCCCTGGCCTGTCGCCGCCCGGGCAGCGGCCGGCTGCGGGTGGCCAGCCTGCTGGAGGCCCTGCTCGACGGCCAGCTGCGGGCGGGCTTCAGACCGGAGGGTGAGGGCCTCGATCCGCTGCTGCTGGCCTGGCAGAAGGCCCTGGGCAAGGGCACGGGCCAGCTCCATCTGGATGAGGAGGATCTCGAGCGGCTGATCATCGCCACCCACCACTGGCGCGAGGCCGTGGCCGGACGGGTGGCGCCGGCCCGGGCCTGCCTGGAGCTGTTCACCCCCGCCGAGGGGGAGGAGCTGTGGGAGCTGAAGTTCAGCCTGCAGGCCGAGGCCGACCCCAGCCTGCGGGTGCCGGCCGCCGTGGCCTGGAGCGCCGGCGACCGCACCCTGCAGCTGGGTGAAGTGGCCGTGCCCCAGCCCAGCGAGCTGCTGCTGGAGGGTCTGGGGCGGGCCCTCACCGTGTTTGAACCGATCGAGCGGGGCCTGGATGCCACCACCCCCGAGGCGATGCAGCTCACCCCGGCCGAGGCCTTCGTGCTGGTGCGCACCGCCGCGGCCCAGCTGCGCGACGTGGGCGTGGGGGTGATCCTGCCGCCCAGCCTGGCGGGCGGTCTGGCCAGCCGCCTGGGGCTGGCGATCCAGGCCGAACTGCCCGACAGGTCGCGCGGCTTCACCCTCGGCGAAACCCTGAACATGACCTGGGAGTTCATGATCGGCGGGGTGACGCTCACCCTGCGCGACCTGGAACGCCTGCAGACCAAGCGCAGCCCGCTGGTGCAGCACAAGGGGGCCTGGATCGAGCTGCGGCCCGCCGATCTGCGCAACGCCGAGAAATTCAGCGTTGTCGACCCCGACCTCAGCCTCGACGACGCCCTGCGGCTCACCGCCAGCGAGGGCGACACCTTCCACCGCCTGCCCGTGCACCGCTTCACTGCCGGGGTGCGGCTGCAGGCGGTGCTGGAGCAGTACCACCAGCAGAAGGCCCCCGATCCGCTGCCGGCGCCCCCCGGCTTCGCCGGCCAGCTGCGGCCCTACCAGGAGCGGGGCCTGGGCTGGCTGGCCTTCCTGCACCGCTTCGACCAGGGGGCCTGCCTGGCCGACGACATGGGCCTGGGCAAGACGATCCAGCTGCTGGCCTTCCTGCAGCACCTCAAGGCCGAGGAGGAGCTCAGGCGGCCCGTGCTGCTGGTGGCCCCCACCTCCGTGCTCACCAACTGGAAGCGGGAGGCGGCGGCCTTCACGCCGGAGCTCACGGTGAAGGAGCACTACGGCCCGCGCCGGCCCAGCACCGATGCGGCGCTGAAGAAGGCCCTCAAGGGCGTCGACCTGGTGCTCACCAGCTACGGCCTGCTGCAGCGCGACGGCGAACTGCTGGAGAGCGTCGACTGGCAGGGGGTGGTGATCGACGAGGCCCAGGCGATCAAGAATCCCAGCGCCAAGCAATCGATGGCCGCCCGCGACCTGGCCCGGCCCGGCCGCGGCAGCCGCAGCGGCCGCTTCCGCATCGCCCTCACCGGCACCCCGGTGGAGAACCGCGTCAGCGAGCTGTGGGCGCTGATGGACTTCCTCAATCCAAAGGTGCTGGGCGACGAGCCCTTCTTCCGCCAGCGCTACCGCCTGCCGATCGAGCGCTACGGCGACATGGCCTCGATGCGAGATCTCAAGGCCCGCGTGGGCCCGTTCATCCTGCGGCGCCTCAAGACCGACCGCTCGATCATCTCCGACCTGCCCGAGAAGGTGGAGCTGCACGAGTGGGTGGGGCTCAGCCCCGAGCAGAAGACGCTCTACAACCGCACCGTGGAGCAGAGCCTCGACGCCATCGCCCGCGCCCCGCTGGGCCAGAAGCACGGCCAGGTGCTGGCACTGCTCACCAAGCTCAAGCAGGTGTGCAACCACCCCGCCCTGGCCCTGGGCGAAGACGCGAAGGCGGCCGTGGGCAACGGAGTGGGCAATGGAGCAGCGGCGGGTTTTGCCTCCCGCAGCGCCAAGGTGCAACGGCTGGAGGAGATCCTCGAGGAGGTGATCGAGGCGGGCGACCGGGCGCTGCTGTTCACCCAGTTCGCCGAGTGGGGCCACCTGCTCAAGGCCCACCTGGAGCGCACCTGGCGCCAGGAGGTGCCCTTCCTCTACGGCAACACCAGCAAGGCCGAGCGCCAGGCGATGGTGGATCGCTTCCAGGACGATCCCCGCGGCCCCCAGCTGTTCCTGCTCTCGCTCAAGGCCGGCGGCGTAGGCCTCAACCTCACCCGCGCCAGCCACGTGTTCCACATCGACCGCTGGTGGAATCCGGCCGTGGAGAACCAGGCCACCGACCGCGCCTACCGCATCGGCCAGCAGAACCGGGTGCTGGTGCACAAGTTCATCACCAGCGGCTCGGTGGAGGAGCGCATCGACCGGATGATCCGCGAGAAGTCAAAGCTGGCCGAGGAGATCGTGGGCTCCGGCGAGGACTGGCTGGGCGGCCTGGACGTGGGCCAGCTCAAGGATCTGGTGGCCCTGCAGGAGCAGGATTGA